In Tursiops truncatus isolate mTurTru1 chromosome X, mTurTru1.mat.Y, whole genome shotgun sequence, the following proteins share a genomic window:
- the LOC117310406 gene encoding melanoma-associated antigen 10 — translation MPRAPKRRRYMLEEDHQAQSVPTAEEEDDSSSSSTCSSLSFSCSLSLSSPEGLFTLSDTLSPSQSLSSASPSPSPTAVVSTPLSQSDNGSSSQKEEGPSTSQALPDAESFPRNAINDKVGDLIAFLLLKYRTKEMVTETEMLNIITEDYKDHFPVIFSEASECMQLVFGIDVKEVDPSDHSYVLVTTLGLTYDGMLSDGQSMPKNGLLIFILSIIFMKGDSVPEEEVWEVLSAMGVYVGREHFVYGEPRELLTKVWVQEGYLEYRQVPNSDPACYEFLWGPRAHAETSKMSFLEFLAKINGSDPRSFPLWYEEALRDQEETDQSRIATTDNTTSMASASSSAMSSSLFNPE, via the coding sequence ATGCCTCGTGCTCCAAAGCGACGGCGCTACATGCTTGAGGAAGACCATCAGGCTCAAAGTGTTCCCACGGCTGAGGAAGAGGATGATTCCTCATCTTCCTCCACCTGCTCCTCCTTGTCCTTTAGCTGTTCTCTGAGCTTGAGCTCCCCAGAGGGgctttttactctttctgacaCCCTGAGTCCTTCACAGAGCCTTTCGagtgcctccccctccccgtcccccacTGCTGTTGTCTCTACTCCATTGAGCCAATCCGACAATGGCTCCAGCAGCCAAAAAGAGGAGGGTCCGAGCACCTCGCAGGCCCTGCCAGATGCTGAGTCCTTTCCAAGAAATGCGATTAATGACAAGGTGGGTGATCTGATAGCGTTTCTGCTCCTCAAGTATCGCACCAAGGAGATGGTCACAGAGACAGAAATGCTGAATATCATCACCGAAGACTACAAGGACCACTTCCCTGTGATCTTCAGTGAAGCCTCGGAGTGCATGCAGCTGGTCTTTGGTATTGATGTGAAGGAAGTGGACCCCAGCGACCATTCCTATGTCCTGGTCACCACTCTGGGCCTCACCTATGATGGGATGCTGAGCGATGGGCAGAGCATGCCCAAGAATGGCCTTCTGATATTTATCCTGAGTATAATCTTTATGAAGGGCGACAGTGTCCCTGAGGAGGAGGTGTGGGAAGTGCTGAGTGCGATGGGGGTGTATGTCGGGAGGGAGCACTTTGTCTATGGGGAGCCCAGGGAGCTGCTCACCAAAGTGTGGGTGCAGGAGGGCTACCTGGAGTACCGGCAGGTGCCTAACAGCGATCCTGCATGCTATGAATTTCTTTGGGGTCCCCGGGCCCACGCGGAGACCAGCAAGATGAGTTTCCTGGAGTTTTTGGCCAAGATCAATGGAAGTGACCCTAGATCCTTCCCTCTGTGGTATGAAGAGGCTTTGAGAGATCAGGAAGAGACAGACCAGTCTAGAATTGCCACCACAGATAATACTACTTCCATGGCTAGTGCAAGTTCTAGTGCCATGTCCAGCAGCTTGTTCAACCCTGAGTGA